The Aspergillus nidulans FGSC A4 chromosome VIII genome contains the following window.
ttttttttttttttttctccgATCGCAAGACTTCACCATTGAGCAGGATCACTGCTTTTTCTTTAAACTTTTGCGGGCATCAAAATTCGCTTCTTGGATACCCTTCGTTCATCTAACCACTGCGTGATGATTTAGTTCCCTTCTAATATCCCTTCTCTGCTGGATGGCCCCGGCCCCTCTTTCCATTtattttccttctttctaTGCATACACCTCCTGTGGCGGACCGTTCGTTGCCTTCCTTAGCTAGTACTCAATGATACTGACGAAATTGTGCATTGCGCATTGGGCATTTAGCATCGATGAACtacttttccttctcttgaaCTACTTTAAGTAAACCTTCAAATCTGTGGCGTTGAGTCAGTACAGGGGTATGCATTCCTGCATATCACCGTCGGCGTGCCACGAGACCTGTCATACATAGATAGGAAGATGGAAGTGGATACTCCACGATACTCACTCCTTATGAATTTCAGCTGGCATTGCCCCGACCCTTCCAGTGATGTACGTGTCTCATTTCCACTTGCATATGTGGAGATCCGGGGTTGTCATCAGGCTTTGTTTAGTCAGCCTTGACAGTCGGATGCTCCCGCTTTGTCTGAATTCATCGATTCACAGGGCCATCAAGCCCCTTCCCGGAAATTCGACCTGCAATTAAACCCCGCGAGTCTCACTTTGGAGAGGGGGGGTCTTGAAACCCGATCGTTCCTGAACTGGCCTGCGAACGCATCGACGGGACTCTTACTCTCGGATATTAATCGGGTCGCCGTGGGCGCCGTGGGCGCAGTAGTCGCAATTGTCGCAGTGGTTCCCTCGTTCAGGGCTAGCGACGGAGGTGTGGCCAGAAACAGCCAAAGGCGCCAGAAACTGCATTGGCCCGGACCGACTGGTCTGCTGCACGGACAGGGTCGCACTGGCTAGTCGTCTCGTGTTGTACGGCGGCGACCTCGACCAGTCCCGTTAACTGGACCACAGGCGAAGCCGGTCGCCACCTGCACTTTCCCCCCGGCCATCGCGTGCTTTCTCATTCGCTTCCATGCGCAGCCTGACAACGGCCCTTGGGCTAGTGCTATACTACTGGACTAGCCGCTCTTACTCCCACACAGTCCAGGCACTCTGCTTGGGGATGCTCCGCCCaatgagaagctggaacGGGCGCCAAGACTGGATCAACATGGGGTAACTTGGGGAACCGCCTCCATCCTAGGCTGGGCTGGACTTGTTTCCCAGCAGTGCCCTTTCGCCAGAGACGCAGGTCTCTTCCATTGGCGGCCCCTTGCCTGAACGGTAATATTGGACGGCCGCTTCAGGAATCAGGATTCAGGATTCATGCGGGAGACAATGATAACGGCTGCCGGGGActgtttcttatttcttttttggtGACGCGCCTCGGCTCGTCTCGGTCGATTCGGTCGAGTTTCATAGCTTTAGGATAATGCTTGTCGCAGGCGTGGATGCATGGATGGCTGCATGGATGGCCTGTCAAAGTAGATCCTTGGACTGATTGTTTCAGCGGGCTCACCGAGGCTTTATATCCCGGGCTCTGCTTCAGCCTAGCAATCGACGTTCCCACTGATAAGAGGCACTACGACTGAAATTGCTGTCGCCCTTGCTCGTGACAGTGGCCCAGTGGCCCAGTGGCTCAGTGGCTCAGTGGCCCCTTTCCTGTTGCGAACAAGATCCATTGTTGCAGGTTGCTAAGAAGGTTAAGAAGGTTACCAAGATGAACCCTTGCTCGCTCCACCAGCAAAGACCCGCGGTGCTTGATGAGAATGAGACTGCCGTCAGTGGCCACATGTGATCGCCTTCCGCCCCCTCTGCCCTTGCTGCCAGACGAAGAGATAAAATGCTTGGGATCCATCGAGTCTCGTTTAGCCAATTTATTGTCTCTCCTACCAGACTCTCCCCCGGGTCGTCTAAAATAGTGCTCGACTCCTAGTCCCCGTGATTGCGGTGCCTCCGAGCTTCCGTTGCAGTCTTTCGTTAAATCTTTCTTTTATTCTAGTCTTTTTATTTGCGCGGGATTTCCAGAGCCTGCAAGCTTGCAAGTCTGCAGAGTTTCAGTGGTGAGATAGGTATAACATTTTGACTTCATCCAGCCCTATCCGTTCCTTATCGTCGATCTGAGTAACTGACCGTTGGTTCAGACCTCGCTAGACCTCGTTAGTAACACATCCACCATTGTATGTCCCACGAGCAATCCTCACGCCGCTGAGCCGCAGAGTGACTGGATTGGGTGTGGCTAGAACGAGTGCTCCTGCTGTCCCGAGTACCTGAACAAGATGGCCGACAAAGCTGCTGTTGAAGAAGTCCCCGTGGGAACGAGCGCGAAACCCAGCTTCGGCGCTCGCGTCAAGGCCCATTTCAAGAAATGGTGGTGGGCGCACCTCATCGCTTTTATTGTGGTGGTCTTGGTCGTTGTGCTTCCAGTGTAAGTGTGCACTACTCCAAGTCTCAATTGCCCTCGGTATTGACCATGTCTTGCAGCGTCTATGTCGGCTACCCGAACATCGCCCAGCACGATATCGATGACTCGACGCTTACCGTCGAGTCCATGCAAATCAGCGATCCTTCCCCCGATGGGTTCCATCTTACCCAGAGACAGGTTATTGGCAGCGACAGCATGTTCCACCCCAAGATCTTCGAGTTCGATGCCGACGTCAGTCTTCTCGGCTCGCCCGTGTTTGCAACGGTCAAGGTCCCTCAAGTCAAGGCCGATGACGGCGCCGTGGTGAATGTTGACCAGTGGCTGGACTTGACTGATGCGGGGGCTTTTGGGGATTTCGCGACGGCGGTCATGATGAGTGAGGAGTTCCACTTGAACGTTTATGGCGAGCCTCGC
Protein-coding sequences here:
- a CDS encoding DUF3712 domain-containing protein (transcript_id=CADANIAT00002414), producing the protein MADKAAVEEVPVGTSAKPSFGARVKAHFKKWWWAHLIAFIVVVLVVVLPVVYVGYPNIAQHDIDDSTLTVESMQISDPSPDGFHLTQRQVIGSDSMFHPKIFEFDADVSLLGSPVFATVKVPQVKADDGAVVNVDQWLDLTDAGAFGDFATAVMMSEEFHLNVYGEPRLKQGGLPTIDVDYNKTVTMKGLNKLDGFDIKSLEMVDDRNDGNNAVGSVYIPNPSVLQLDMGNLTLDVSLQNGTSLGQSFLNDLVLKPGDNTVEMLGNMDQDLLFSMVLAGERVIPLRIVGNSSVYNGQEIPYFTKALAANVLTIDLNLTATLA